TCTGTGGTATGCACACCGAGTGGACTCCCAGGCGAGGGATTTTGCTGAGGTTCTACCCCAAAACTGGGATCGCGGGTTGGATTCCCGCCGACATGACATTCACCACAAGACGCTTGAACTTTAGTAGCTCTGTTGTCTAGCATGGTCCTCAGACTCCTAGTTCCCCGCACAACCAGCTTGAGCTGGCAAAGAATGCTACGAAAAATGAGGAGCGTATCAAAATTTGCAGATCCTCCAGCTACAGTAATGGTTATGCTAGCGCTAGAGGAATGCCCTGTGATGAGTACTGCCCAAATGCCCTGCGCAAATTGTGACGGTCCCGTTCAATATGAGATCTATTGGTGGACTATCTggcgaaatactagcatgagGAAGGAAACAAAAGAGCGCTGGGCCTGCCAGCGCTGAAATATCTAGTGTGTGAGGGACCTGGCCCTACTccaaacagaacaaaggaatcaaacatgcCATGTGACTTAGCGAACACccatgctccgtgacacaAATAGGCggattggggcgaggaaaaggaaactgAACGATCAAAGATGTATTTAGAAACTAAGTAGGAGCTTGTGCTCATGAACCGCACTGTCTTTCATAGCCAATGGGGCTCGATAAGGACAATAAATTCgattactactactactactactactactactactatcgGCTATGCGAGGTTATCGGCTACGTGGGAATCGTCTTGGCGAGGTTTGACTGTAGATGGATACAACTATCATTGAGTAAAAAAATACATATTCCAATGGTTTCTGTCGAAACATGTGCTAATCAGACACTGGGTGGCTACCTTCTGCTTAACTTTGGGTGCATTTCTCAAAAAACTGCAAAACACAATCAAATCCCTCCGGCTCCTTGATCCAGTGACTGTCTCCCTCCGCTCCCATGAACTCGCTCCACTCAACATGGTCCATAATCTGCCGCACGACGCGAAATGCCTGTCGACCCAGTTCTACAGAGACCCACGGATCATCCGTTCCGTGGCTCAGAAACACAGGTGTCGACAGAATTGATGCATTGTTCACCACATCCGCTGGCGAGGTTTTGGGATAGGCGATTGTATCGTGGAAAAAATCCAACAACTGACACTGCTGGATCTCAGTTTTCTCACCAGACGTACTGGAACTGTTGGCTGTCTCCAACTCTTCCACCTGCTGGGCGAATGGAAACCAGCCACAGAAACCCACAAAACCCCCAAGCTGACTGTGTACCTGATGCGTAGCACAAAACAATGCCCACAAAGCCATTGCCATTCCTTGGCTGATTCCTCCAAGGTAAACACGGTTCGATTGTCCGCCGAGTAGTCTGATCTCATTTTCCAGTAAATCTAAAACGTGCGAAATAGACTCTCTCAGGCCGTCGATTTGTAGGTCTTGTCGTGCATGTATATCAGTCAAGGAGTATGCATTGAACCAGGAgcattcttcttcctggAATGTGGTGCTCCATCTATCTCGCGAGGTTGGAAAAACCCAACGCCAGGTGGGAAGGCAAGAGGCCAGGTTTTGCTTTCTGGATGTCACTGAAGAGAAAAGCTCTTCTGTGAACTCGGGACCATTGCTTCCCCTGCCATGGAGCAGAATGGCCGTGTGGGTGTGTGAGATTTGAGGGGGGACGATGTGAGGGTTGGGAAATTCCATATCTTTGATGTATATTTTTCAATGATTGTCTTGTTGAATGTTGTGGTTTaaataattttttttcttctgcgCTCACGCCTTTCCCAAGGGGACAAGTTCGATATCCAACCattcaaaaggaaagaggatCGAGATGGGCCGGGATTTGATCCCCAGAGGCGCGtcagtggtggtggatgatgtgCTTGCCACAGGGGCCAGCGCTTCGTGGACAAGCCCACTCATGACTCTTATTGGCCATTACGGCAATCTTCTTAAACGATGGTCGAAATCAATTTCAAACTTGGAACCTGACCTAAAGATATTCTGTACTTTTGACTGGAGAATTATAGGCGAATCGCCGGCACCAGTAAGGTTCTTCTTGCCGCCCAGCTCCTGAGAAAAGTTGACATCCCCATAACCAATCATTTTTAGCGCTCTTGCATCATTTGCTAGATTCAGATCCCATAATGTCCAGTGACCTAAGTGACTTCTGCGCGCGCCTTCCTATGGAAATGAAGAGAAGGATCGCCGGTTTGGAAGTGACATGTCCCCTCGAAGCAGGAGCGATGAAGCCTATTTAAAACCTGCCATACGAAATTCCCCTACAACTCCCGTTTAACTATATTTCCTCTACAAATTTGGTATTCAAGTCATTATTCTATTGTCCGAGATCTTTGTTCAATCCCCGCCCTTGTCATATAAAGGCGActtgtttcttttgctcGTCTATTGCACCTTCAGTGATTTGTGTCGATTGAACTTCTCAAGTGAGGCTGTTGATACATATTGGGAATTTGTGCCAATTTGCTAATATGGTCTTATAGAATAGCCGAAATGACTACCGTTTGGGTCGCGATCTGTGACGGTTCCGTTCAATATGAAGTTTATTGGTGAACTATCTGGCGAAATACCAGCatggggaaagaagaaaagaacactgtgcctgccagcgtcgaactatttaatgtgcgaggggctctggccctaaaacagaacaaagaaatcaacacaaaggaatcaaacatgtcatgtgacttagcgagcactcatgctccgtgacatAATCCCCCCCTTCTGAAAGAATGGCTGCCCTCAGCCATTGGGAACTGGGTAGTCGTCATCAGGGTGATCATCCAGgaattcctcctcctcggctGCGCGGAGCCACTCCAATAATCGGCGGGGGGGGCCCGGCGCCTCCGGGTTCTCTGTGTGGAAGATTTGGAGCTTTACTGGACTATTCTTGAAATCCCGAGCGGGGTACCAGTTCAAATCCTCATCATAGCCCGTCCACTTCACCCGGTACTGCAGTTTCCGATATCTCAGTCGTGAAGCAATgatctcctccacctcccactCGTCTTGATCATTAACTGTGATGGGTGGTGGCTCCTCTGCCTGCTGGCCAGGCAGTGGTTCTGTGGTGGTAGCTTTGCGGAGGTATTCAGGGTTGATCACAGGatggaccttgacagaagcTGGCAATTTGATGCGGAAGGCGTTTCCTTCTTTTGCAAGGACCTGAAACGGGCCTGCCCACTGGTAGTCAAGCTTCTTACTGGGCCGTCCAGTGTTCCAGTTCTTTGTTGACACCATCACCATGTCTCCAACACCAAAATCTGTCTCTCGCCTGCTCCGGTTTGCATTCCGCCTTTGGCGTGCTTGGGCAGTTTGGAGCTGTTCCTGTACCCAGTCCCATGTTTCCTGTAACTGTTGTAGTCGTTGCTGGGCATTGGTCTCTGTGGTGGCTCCATTCAGGTCTGTTTTCCAGTCAAATGATGTTTTGGGTGTATATCCACTGTCAATGAGGAATGGAGAAGTCTCAGTGGATTCGCTTGTCAGCAGTGCACCAGCAAAGTCCATCATAGGGAGCTTCTCTGACCAATCATCCTGGTAATGGTTCACAAATGGACGTAAACGTTGCTCAATGATCTGGTTAGCGTTCTCTGTTTGACCATCAGTCTGTGGGTGGTCAGCAGTTGAGAGCTTCAGCTTCACGCCTAATACATTACACATTCCTCTCCAAAATTCTGAGACAAACTGGCCTCCACGGTCTGACACAATGGTGTCAGGGGGTCCTTTCCATCGGTAAACATGTTCAACAAACATCTTGGCCATGTCTTCTGCTCCAGTGGTTTTGTAACAGGGTAGTGAAATATACCGCTTGCTGAAACGATCCACAATCACAAAAATGCTATTATATCCCTTTTTATCTTTTGGTAGGGAGCAGAAGTCCATTGACAGGTGCTGCCAGGGCCGGTCAGGTGTTGGCAATGGCTTGAGGAGCCCTGGTGGCTTATCACGTCGGGTGTTGGCTCTCTTGCATGTCATGCAGTTATTCACATAGCGCTCTACATCGCGGCTCCAGTTCTCCCAATAGTACCGTTCTTTCAGGAGTTGTTTGGTCTTAGTCTTCCCTGGGTGTGCGGTGGACATTTGCCGATGGATTTCATCCAACAGTCTAACTCGCAGGTTGTCTTGGTCTGGCATATATAGTCGGTTTTGGTAGAGCAGTAGCCCTCCTTCTCTGGTCCATACAGAGTCTTGCTCCCCATGATCTGTCCGCTGCTTCTGGTTCCATTCACGGTTGGCTCTGCAGATGCAGTCAATGAGGAGTAGCTGAGGGTCCATTTGCTTCAACTCTATTTGTGACCTCTCATCTCTTCCCTCaactgatgagtcagtcagAGGGGCTGTCTGAGCAAGCTCATCCATAATCTGAGTCTCTAGACACTGATGGTGCAACATAACCTGGTTGCAATGGTCCTTGAGCACCCCTGTGTCCTGATCCTGACGTGTCAATGCATCAGCACAAGTGTTTGTCTTTCCAGTATGATACTTGATGAGGAAGTGAAATCTCGACAAAAATTCTGCCCAACGGGCCTGCCGGGCATTCAGCCGCTTTGTTGTCATGAAGTATTGTAGGGCTTGATGGTCTGAAAAGATGAGAAATCGGTCACTTCTCTGTAGTCCTTCAAGCTCTGCTCTCCATTCATTCAATGCTGCAATAATAGCTAGAagctccttgtcatggatctcataaTTTTGCTCTGCTGGCGTCATTGATCTTGAAAAATAGGCCACTGGATGCCATAAGCCATCCTCAGGACTCAGTTGTGAGAGGATGGCTGCCACAACATTGTCTGAGGCATCTGTCTCCAACTGAGTTGGCAGCTCTGGGCGATAGTGTATTAGGACTGGTGCAGTTGCTAAGCTTTGTTTCAGTTTCTGGAAAGCTTCCTCACATCCTGGTGTCCAAAGGAATGGGACTTCCTTCTTTGTCAGTTGATTCAATGGCTTGGCGATCCAATGAATCGACGGTAGAAATTGCAAAAGCCTAAGAAAGACTGCACTCCCCTTATGGTGTTTGGTTGGTTCCATCTGAGCACAGCAGCTACCTTATCAGGGTCCACCTCTAGCCCTTCTGTAGTGATGATAAAACCGAGATACTTGGTCCTAGTGACATGGAAGTCACACTTGTGGAGGCTAGCTTGAAGACCTGCAGCTCTCAAACGGGTAAGGACTGTTTTCACATGTAGTTCATGCTCTGCTTCATTGGCACTGTAGATGAGGAGGTCatccacaaatgcagtgaCATACTCATCCAGCATATCAATGAAGATGTCATTCACCAATCGCTGGAATGTTGCTGGTCCATTTGTCAGTCCAAAGGGCATCACCTTGTATTTATATGAGCCATAACGGGTCCGAAATGTGGTGTATTCCTCAGAGTCAGGGTGCATGCGGATACGGTGAAATCCTTGTCTGAtgtccaacttggtgaacacCTTGGCATGTGAGATCCGTTCTAGGACTTCATCAATTAAGGGTAGAGGATATCGGTCCTTGCGAGTTATTGAATTCAACTTCCtgtagtcaacacagaatTGAAGGCCTCCACCAGGCTTCTTCGCCATCAGGATAGGTGAAGCATAAGGAGACTGACTGGGCACAATGAAGCCTTTATT
The sequence above is a segment of the Aspergillus chevalieri M1 DNA, chromosome 6, nearly complete sequence genome. Coding sequences within it:
- a CDS encoding alpha/beta hydrolase (COG:I;~EggNog:ENOG410PRI8;~InterPro:IPR003140,IPR029058;~go_function: GO:0016787 - hydrolase activity [Evidence IEA]) — encoded protein: MIGYGDVNFSQELGGKKNLTGAGDSPIILQSKVQNIFRWSTTFQEEECSWFNAYSLTDIHARQDLQIDGLRESISHVLDLLENEIRLLGGQSNRVYLGGISQGMAMALWALFCATHQVHSQLGGFVGFCGWFPFAQQVEELETANSSSTSGEKTEIQQCQLLDFFHDTIAYPKTSPADVVNNASILSTPVFLSHGTDDPWVSVELGRQAFRVVRQIMDHVEWSEFMGAEGDSHWIKEPEGFDCVLQFFEKCTQS